In Campylobacter mucosalis, a single window of DNA contains:
- a CDS encoding TerC family protein, with translation MFSWISSPEAWLSLVTLTGLEIVLGIDNIIFIAILVGKLPANQRDKGRVIGLALAMITRVLLLLSLFWIMKLTKPLFDVFGFTITGRDLVLILGGLFLIAKSTTEIHSSVAGEEHSYQDSKGAASFAFVITQIAILDIVFSLDSVITAVGMANHIEIMILAVIIAVGVMMFASKAISNFVDSNPTIKILALAFLILIGFSLVGEGLGLHVPKAYIYFAMAFSLAVELINIYARKRARSH, from the coding sequence ATATTTTCGTGGATAAGTTCGCCAGAAGCGTGGCTTTCGCTAGTTACTCTTACTGGACTTGAGATAGTTCTTGGTATTGATAATATCATTTTTATAGCTATTTTGGTAGGAAAACTACCAGCAAATCAGCGTGATAAAGGGCGGGTTATCGGACTTGCTTTGGCTATGATTACTCGTGTATTGTTGCTTTTATCGCTATTTTGGATTATGAAGCTTACAAAACCGCTATTTGATGTATTTGGTTTTACGATTACTGGACGTGATTTGGTGCTTATTTTGGGAGGACTTTTTTTAATCGCAAAATCAACCACCGAAATTCACTCAAGTGTCGCAGGAGAGGAGCACTCTTATCAAGATAGCAAAGGTGCTGCAAGTTTTGCGTTTGTTATAACTCAGATAGCTATTTTAGACATCGTGTTTTCTTTAGATAGCGTTATAACTGCTGTTGGTATGGCAAATCACATTGAGATTATGATTTTAGCGGTTATAATAGCCGTTGGAGTAATGATGTTTGCCTCAAAGGCGATCTCAAATTTTGTTGATAGTAACCCAACTATTAAAATTTTAGCTCTTGCGTTTTTGATACTTATAGGTTTTTCACTCGTTGGAGAGGGGCTTGGCTTACACGTTCCAAAAGCATATATTTATTTTGCAATGGCGTTTTCTCTTGCGGTTGAACTTATTAATATCTATGCTAGAAAGAGGGCTAGAAGTCACTAA
- the moaA gene encoding GTP 3',8-cyclase MoaA: MLVDGYGRVVDYLRISVTERCNFRCRYCMPKTPFEWIPKENLLSFEELFLFVKVAIDGGVKKIRLTGGEPLLRKDLDQFIKMINDYKPDIDLALTTNGFMLRHYAKNLKDAGLKRINMSLDSLKPKVAEQIAQKSVLHEVLAGFETAIDVGLKVKLNTVALKGVNDDEIINLLEFAKFRNCQIRFIEYMENHHANDELKGLKSDEILSIIASKYEFKKDEKLPNAPASLYTLSDGYTFGIIDPHKHDFCESCNRIRLTAEGFLIPCLYFEDAMSIKDAVRKGDIVGASEILRKVLANKPEKNKWELGEKNETSSRAFYQTGG; the protein is encoded by the coding sequence GTGTTAGTAGATGGATACGGACGAGTTGTTGATTATTTGAGGATTTCTGTAACTGAGCGTTGCAATTTTCGTTGTAGATATTGTATGCCAAAAACCCCATTTGAATGGATACCAAAAGAGAATTTGCTTAGTTTTGAGGAGCTATTTTTATTTGTAAAAGTTGCCATTGACGGCGGTGTGAAAAAAATTCGTCTAACTGGCGGAGAGCCACTTTTGCGTAAGGATTTAGACCAGTTTATAAAGATGATAAACGACTATAAACCAGATATTGATTTAGCACTTACTACAAACGGCTTTATGCTTCGTCACTACGCAAAAAATTTAAAAGATGCAGGGCTAAAACGCATAAATATGTCGCTTGATAGTTTAAAGCCAAAAGTTGCCGAGCAAATCGCTCAAAAAAGCGTCCTGCACGAAGTTTTAGCAGGGTTTGAGACAGCAATTGATGTGGGATTAAAAGTTAAGCTAAACACCGTTGCCTTAAAGGGCGTAAATGACGATGAGATCATTAATCTGCTGGAATTTGCAAAATTTAGAAATTGCCAGATTAGATTTATTGAATATATGGAAAATCACCACGCAAACGATGAGCTAAAAGGGCTAAAATCAGATGAAATTTTAAGCATAATCGCCTCAAAATATGAGTTTAAAAAAGATGAGAAGTTGCCAAATGCACCGGCTAGCCTTTACACGCTAAGTGATGGCTACACATTTGGCATTATTGACCCACACAAGCACGATTTTTGCGAGAGTTGCAATAGAATTCGCCTAACCGCCGAGGGCTTTTTAATCCCTTGCCTTTATTTTGAAGATGCGATGAGTATTAAAGACGCCGTTAGAAAGGGCGATATCGTGGGGGCTAGTGAAATTTTACGCAAGGTTTTAGCCAATAAGCCAGAGAAAAACAAGTGGGAGCTTGGCGAAAAAAACGAAACTTCAAGCCGTGCGTTTTATCAAACGGGTGGCTAA
- a CDS encoding 7-carboxy-7-deazaguanine synthase QueE, which translates to MLEAVESFLSIQGEGKFQGHLAIFIRLFGCNLNCFGFNVKQISPKTNEILTGCDTIRAVFKSHFSAKKYKNADEIMNLIYQKCENLGTKPIIVITGGEPLIHHKNEILLEVLERLIKQNFIVQFETNATIKVDFAKFGIYKKCIFAMSVKLENSGESRAKRIKTEAIKAISKNAKCFYKFVLRGDENELSQIDEILKIAQNEVWLMPMGADINELEKNALKVAQIAIAKGFCYSDRLHIRLWDKKEGV; encoded by the coding sequence ATGCTTGAGGCTGTTGAGAGTTTTTTAAGCATTCAAGGCGAAGGTAAATTTCAGGGGCATTTGGCCATTTTTATCCGCCTTTTTGGGTGCAATCTAAACTGCTTTGGCTTTAATGTAAAGCAAATTTCGCCAAAAACGAACGAAATTTTAACTGGTTGTGATACAATTAGGGCAGTTTTTAAGTCGCATTTTAGTGCTAAAAAGTATAAAAATGCTGATGAGATTATGAACCTAATTTATCAAAAATGTGAAAATTTAGGCACTAAGCCGATAATTGTAATTACTGGCGGAGAGCCGTTAATTCATCATAAAAATGAAATTTTACTTGAAGTTTTAGAGCGTTTAATCAAGCAAAATTTTATCGTTCAGTTTGAAACAAACGCCACGATAAAAGTTGATTTTGCTAAATTTGGCATTTATAAAAAGTGTATTTTTGCAATGAGCGTAAAGCTAGAAAATAGCGGCGAAAGCAGGGCAAAACGCATAAAAACAGAGGCGATAAAAGCGATAAGCAAAAATGCAAAGTGCTTTTATAAATTCGTGCTTCGTGGCGATGAAAATGAGCTTAGCCAGATTGATGAAATTTTAAAAATCGCACAAAATGAGGTTTGGCTAATGCCAATGGGGGCAGATATTAACGAGCTTGAAAAAAATGCCTTAAAAGTAGCACAAATAGCGATAGCTAAGGGCTTTTGCTACTCAGATAGGCTTCACATTAGACTTTGGGATAAAAAAGAGGGTGTTTAA
- a CDS encoding 6-pyruvoyl trahydropterin synthase family protein: MIIRKMFKFENAHIVRDCSSKRCRTSIHGHSYKAEILLSSNYLDNAGMVYDFGLMKQGIKCIIDSFDHATTIFSGDNDEYKNDLKKHSERWIEIPLNPSAEQFCRIFFVIIDRLLSATKMQNGERDVKIHSVIIHETDTGYAQCFKEDAYNAKMGEINLNEIIFSDAIISEWEDKKLFEKIKFKDEIVNPKDV, translated from the coding sequence ATGATTATTAGAAAAATGTTTAAATTTGAAAACGCACACATAGTTAGGGATTGTAGCTCAAAAAGGTGCAGGACCAGCATTCACGGACATAGCTACAAGGCTGAAATTTTGCTAAGCTCAAACTACCTTGATAACGCTGGTATGGTTTATGATTTTGGGCTGATGAAGCAAGGCATTAAGTGCATAATTGACAGCTTTGACCACGCCACGACGATATTTTCAGGCGACAATGATGAGTATAAAAATGACCTAAAAAAGCACTCAGAGCGTTGGATAGAGATCCCGTTAAATCCATCTGCTGAGCAGTTTTGCAGGATTTTTTTTGTCATCATTGATAGGCTACTTAGTGCTACAAAAATGCAAAACGGCGAAAGAGATGTGAAAATTCACAGCGTCATAATCCACGAAACCGACACCGGCTACGCCCAGTGCTTTAAAGAGGACGCTTATAACGCTAAAATGGGCGAAATAAATCTAAATGAAATCATCTTTTCAGACGCAATAATTAGCGAGTGGGAGGATAAAAAACTCTTTGAAAAGATAAAATTTAAAGATGAAATAGTAAATCCAAAGGACGTTTAA
- a CDS encoding 16S rRNA (uracil(1498)-N(3))-methyltransferase, giving the protein MQFLYDKNAGDERLLVQNEPFLHLKARRVKIGDRLEVRNLKDGKKYLYEIKQIERKSADLELVFASLNERESYDFSVAWAVVDPKTIEKTLPFLNELGVGKLIFVYTKFSQGDFRLDLERFRRICALSCEQCGRDSLMEFEIYKSVDEFLANYSNVAMINFDGESLENYKNELLFIGAEGGFSSDEVAKIRRSFGLKSKNILKSQTAITAVASKFLA; this is encoded by the coding sequence ATGCAATTTTTATACGATAAAAACGCTGGCGATGAGCGACTTTTGGTGCAAAATGAGCCGTTTTTACACTTAAAGGCAAGGCGAGTTAAAATCGGCGACAGACTTGAAGTAAGAAATTTAAAAGACGGCAAAAAATACCTTTATGAAATTAAGCAAATTGAGCGAAAAAGTGCTGATTTAGAGCTTGTTTTTGCTAGTTTAAACGAGCGTGAGAGCTATGATTTTAGCGTGGCTTGGGCTGTTGTTGATCCAAAAACGATTGAAAAAACCCTGCCATTTTTAAACGAACTTGGAGTTGGTAAGCTAATCTTTGTTTATACGAAATTTTCACAGGGCGATTTTAGGCTAGATTTAGAAAGGTTTAGGCGAATTTGTGCGTTATCTTGCGAGCAGTGTGGGCGAGATAGCTTAATGGAGTTTGAAATTTATAAAAGTGTTGATGAATTTTTGGCAAATTACAGCAATGTTGCGATGATAAATTTTGACGGCGAGAGTTTAGAAAATTATAAAAATGAGCTACTTTTTATCGGTGCTGAGGGCGGTTTTAGTAGTGATGAGGTGGCTAAAATCAGGCGTAGTTTTGGGCTAAAAAGTAAAAATATACTAAAATCACAAACTGCTATAACCGCCGTTGCTAGTAAATTTTTAGCCTAA
- the rpmE gene encoding 50S ribosomal protein L31, with protein sequence MKKEIHPEYVECVVTCACGNTFKTASNKSEIRVDICSECHPFFTGSEKIVDSAGRVEKFKKKYALK encoded by the coding sequence ATGAAAAAAGAGATCCACCCAGAATACGTTGAGTGCGTCGTAACTTGTGCTTGTGGAAACACATTTAAAACTGCTTCAAACAAAAGCGAGATCAGAGTTGATATCTGCTCTGAGTGCCACCCATTTTTTACCGGTAGCGAAAAAATCGTAGATAGTGCTGGTAGAGTTGAGAAATTTAAGAAAAAATACGCTTTAAAATAA
- the rsmI gene encoding 16S rRNA (cytidine(1402)-2'-O)-methyltransferase — MIYFIPTPIGNLKDISLHALEILRDCEIALCEDTRVSKSLINLLNERFNADIKIKNFISLHTHNESEFFKNLDTDFFSKNVAYISDAGMPGISDPGVSLVRYALKNGIEYEILSGANAALLAVVASGLVDKEFIFLGFLPNTGKDRVLAIQNALNNAYPCVIYESPKRIISLIDEILKIDENRQIFAIKEATKKFEAKFKNTPKALLDELKNANLNGEWCVVVDKSQNLSTQKITIDEINQLEIPPKIKAKLLSKITGEDVKKIYNKIIK, encoded by the coding sequence TTGATATATTTTATCCCCACGCCAATAGGCAATTTAAAGGATATCTCGCTTCACGCACTTGAAATTTTGCGTGATTGCGAGATAGCACTTTGCGAGGATACAAGAGTTAGCAAATCCCTAATAAATCTACTAAACGAACGTTTTAATGCCGATATAAAAATTAAAAATTTTATCTCACTTCACACACACAACGAGAGTGAGTTTTTTAAAAATTTAGACACCGATTTTTTTAGTAAAAATGTTGCCTACATAAGCGACGCTGGCATGCCCGGCATTAGCGACCCCGGCGTTAGCTTGGTTAGATATGCTTTAAAAAACGGCATTGAGTATGAAATTTTAAGCGGAGCAAACGCAGCACTCTTAGCAGTTGTCGCAAGTGGTTTGGTGGATAAGGAATTTATATTTTTAGGATTTTTGCCAAACACTGGCAAAGATAGAGTCCTCGCAATCCAAAACGCCCTAAATAACGCCTATCCTTGCGTGATTTATGAGAGCCCAAAACGCATAATCTCGTTGATTGATGAAATTTTAAAAATTGATGAAAATAGACAAATTTTTGCCATAAAAGAGGCGACAAAAAAATTTGAAGCAAAGTTTAAAAATACCCCAAAAGCCTTGCTAGATGAGCTAAAAAATGCGAATTTAAACGGAGAGTGGTGCGTTGTCGTTGATAAAAGTCAAAATTTAAGCACACAAAAAATCACGATTGATGAGATAAACCAATTAGAAATTCCACCCAAAATCAAGGCAAAATTGCTAAGTAAAATAACTGGCGAAGATGTCAAAAAAATCTACAATAAAATAATAAAATAA
- the rlmB gene encoding 23S rRNA (guanosine(2251)-2'-O)-methyltransferase RlmB, with the protein MIIYGKQLFLHILDKHPKKIEEIYLAKECDKALFSRIARVGVKILRVDNQKAQALAHGGNHQGFLAKVSEFKFADVSELKKLNFIALLWGVSDVGNIGAIIRSAYALGCQGIVLVAKNANIEGILRTSSGAAYELPIAVFDDGLSLINELKQIGFGIYATAKGGKSVSEIKFNDKIALLMGSEGEGLPNKATQKADECIGIRLKNDFDSLNVSVAFAIICDRIINE; encoded by the coding sequence ATGATAATTTACGGAAAACAGCTATTTTTACACATTTTAGACAAGCACCCAAAAAAGATAGAAGAAATTTATCTTGCAAAAGAGTGCGATAAGGCGTTATTTTCACGCATTGCGCGTGTTGGAGTGAAAATTTTACGCGTTGATAACCAAAAGGCACAAGCACTCGCTCACGGCGGAAATCATCAAGGATTTTTAGCCAAGGTAAGCGAGTTTAAATTTGCAGATGTTAGTGAGCTAAAAAAGCTAAATTTTATCGCTTTGCTTTGGGGGGTTAGCGATGTGGGCAATATCGGTGCTATCATTCGCTCAGCCTACGCACTAGGTTGCCAAGGTATTGTGCTAGTGGCTAAAAATGCAAACATTGAGGGGATTTTACGCACTAGTAGCGGTGCTGCTTATGAGCTACCAATAGCTGTTTTTGATGACGGACTTAGCCTTATAAATGAGCTAAAACAGATTGGTTTTGGCATTTATGCCACGGCAAAAGGCGGTAAAAGCGTGAGCGAGATAAAATTTAATGATAAAATCGCACTTTTAATGGGTAGTGAGGGCGAGGGGCTACCAAATAAAGCCACTCAAAAAGCCGATGAGTGTATTGGTATAAGGCTAAAAAACGACTTTGACTCGCTAAATGTAAGCGTTGCGTTTGCGATAATTTGTGATAGGATTATAAATGAATGA
- a CDS encoding helix-turn-helix domain-containing protein: MNDLNILKEVGLKEVARKTHIEPEFLQYIINKDFDKLLRLNVKGYIKIIEREYGIDFESWFLEFNEYKKQNFVDDGKKPKVNPKIPAYTANGEPAKKVSGGVLGWVLWLFIMAMFFGLAYYFDAHKYIEQLPKIFDDENASASYSTTSVVQEVKKNMNVVEQNTTSVIIKKDENTSIQISITPKSLEQNSSDTNSTLPLLNTPEPLAKDKNLTSEANSTQTHQADLGKFLLKAPSVTFAPRASIWAGFIDLNSGKKSSKTSSESYDIDTTGRWLVVFGNGNIELRSKTQTLKFDPNRAVRFLVQNGEVRSLSYDEFVGLNKGKSW; this comes from the coding sequence ATGAATGATTTAAATATTTTAAAAGAGGTTGGACTAAAAGAGGTTGCGAGAAAGACGCATATTGAGCCTGAATTTTTGCAGTATATCATCAATAAAGACTTTGATAAATTGCTTAGGCTTAATGTCAAAGGATATATAAAAATCATTGAGCGAGAGTATGGCATAGACTTTGAGTCCTGGTTTTTAGAATTTAATGAGTATAAAAAACAAAATTTTGTTGATGACGGCAAAAAACCAAAGGTAAATCCGAAAATTCCAGCCTATACAGCAAATGGTGAACCAGCTAAAAAAGTCAGCGGAGGTGTGCTTGGCTGGGTACTTTGGTTGTTTATTATGGCGATGTTTTTTGGACTTGCTTACTATTTTGACGCACACAAATACATAGAGCAGTTGCCTAAAATTTTTGATGATGAAAATGCGAGTGCTAGCTATTCGACCACTAGCGTCGTGCAAGAGGTGAAGAAGAATATGAACGTCGTAGAGCAAAACACAACCTCAGTCATCATCAAAAAGGATGAAAATACAAGCATTCAAATATCTATCACGCCAAAATCTTTAGAGCAAAACTCAAGCGATACAAATTCCACACTACCCCTATTAAATACGCCAGAGCCGTTGGCAAAAGATAAAAATTTAACCAGCGAGGCAAATTCTACCCAAACACATCAAGCCGATTTGGGCAAATTTTTGCTAAAAGCCCCTAGTGTTACATTTGCTCCACGTGCTAGTATTTGGGCTGGTTTTATAGATTTAAATAGTGGCAAAAAAAGTTCAAAAACAAGTAGTGAAAGCTACGATATAGATACGACTGGTAGGTGGCTGGTTGTTTTTGGCAATGGCAACATCGAGCTTCGCTCAAAAACACAAACCTTGAAATTTGATCCAAATAGGGCTGTTAGATTTTTAGTGCAAAATGGAGAGGTTAGATCTCTTAGTTACGATGAATTTGTTGGATTAAACAAAGGTAAATCGTGGTAA
- a CDS encoding LL-diaminopimelate aminotransferase → MFDEIRFNTIERLPNYVFAEVNAIKMAARRAGEDIIDFSMGNPEGRTPQHIVDKLCESAGKDKTHGYSASAGIYKLRLAICNWYKRKYDVNLDPETEAVAVMGSKEGFIHLVQAVVNPGDIAVVPDPAYPIHTQAFLFAGASVAKMPLVYNEKFELDENKFFENLEHTIHSSTPKPKFVVVNFPHNPTTVTVCKSFYERLVAMSKKERFYIISDIAYADLTFDGYKTPSIFEVDGAKDVAVECYTLSKSYNMAGWRVGFMCGNKRLCAALKKIKSWVDYGMFTPIQVAATIALDSDQSCVEEIRQIYEKRRDVMLDAFENAGWKMNKPSSSMFIWAKLPPKFSHLGSLEFSKQLLTKACVAVSPGVGFGEGGNDYVRLALIENENRIRQAARNIKKFLKEG, encoded by the coding sequence ATGTTTGATGAAATTCGTTTTAATACCATTGAAAGGCTTCCAAATTACGTATTTGCCGAAGTAAATGCCATAAAAATGGCAGCCAGACGTGCTGGTGAGGATATCATCGATTTTTCTATGGGAAATCCAGAGGGTCGCACCCCGCAACACATAGTTGATAAACTTTGTGAGAGTGCTGGGAAGGATAAAACTCACGGTTACTCAGCAAGTGCTGGAATTTACAAGCTTCGTCTTGCGATTTGTAATTGGTATAAGAGAAAATATGATGTAAATTTAGACCCAGAAACCGAAGCAGTTGCTGTAATGGGCTCAAAAGAGGGCTTTATACATCTAGTTCAAGCCGTAGTAAATCCAGGCGATATAGCCGTCGTGCCAGATCCTGCATATCCGATACATACACAGGCGTTTTTATTTGCCGGAGCAAGTGTTGCAAAAATGCCACTTGTTTATAATGAAAAATTTGAGCTTGATGAGAACAAATTCTTTGAAAATTTAGAGCATACGATACACTCAAGCACACCAAAGCCAAAATTTGTGGTAGTAAATTTCCCGCACAATCCAACAACCGTCACTGTTTGCAAGAGCTTTTATGAGCGTCTTGTTGCCATGTCAAAGAAAGAGAGATTTTACATTATCTCAGATATTGCTTATGCGGATTTAACCTTTGATGGTTATAAAACCCCAAGCATTTTTGAGGTTGACGGAGCAAAAGATGTGGCTGTTGAGTGCTATACACTCTCAAAAAGCTATAATATGGCTGGTTGGCGTGTCGGTTTTATGTGTGGAAATAAGCGTCTTTGTGCGGCTTTAAAAAAGATAAAATCGTGGGTGGATTATGGTATGTTTACCCCTATTCAAGTTGCAGCTACTATAGCGCTTGATAGTGACCAGAGCTGTGTTGAGGAGATAAGGCAAATTTATGAAAAACGCCGTGACGTGATGTTAGACGCATTTGAAAATGCTGGTTGGAAGATGAATAAGCCAAGCTCTAGTATGTTTATTTGGGCAAAACTGCCACCGAAATTTTCTCATCTTGGTAGCCTTGAGTTTTCAAAACAGCTTCTTACAAAGGCTTGTGTCGCGGTTAGCCCTGGTGTTGGTTTTGGCGAGGGCGGAAATGATTATGTGCGTTTAGCACTCATAGAAAATGAAAATCGCATACGTCAAGCCGCAAGAAATATAAAGAAATTTTTAAAAGAGGGATAA
- a CDS encoding homoserine dehydrogenase, whose product MRVAILGVGTVGEQVAKILIQNAELISARSGKNITPVVGVVRNLNKKRDVNFELTDDINSVISRDDIDVFVELMGGVDEPYKIVSEILKRKKAVVTANKALLAYYRYELANMAGETPFGFEASVAGGIPIIKTLREGLSANDIQSIKGIINGTCNYILTSMMRDGANFSDVLKKAQDLGYAEADPTFDVGGFDAAHKLLILASLAYGINARPEDILIEGIERINDADIYFANDFGYTIKLLAIAKKTANGVELRVHPTLVPKDHMIAKVDGVMNAVSIVGNAVGETMYYGAGAGGAATASAVISDIIDIARGISSPMLGYKTQNAVSELKLLDKDEILTHYYIRLKVEDRLGVLACITNLMSQNSISIDSFLQTPNFDDGDMTTLFFTTHTSREADVKHVLALLRDQEFIKDEPFMMRIEQ is encoded by the coding sequence ATGAGAGTAGCGATACTAGGTGTTGGAACCGTTGGCGAACAGGTTGCTAAAATTCTGATACAAAACGCAGAACTTATCAGTGCAAGAAGTGGCAAAAATATAACTCCAGTTGTTGGCGTTGTTAGAAATTTAAACAAAAAACGCGATGTAAATTTTGAGCTAACAGACGATATAAACTCGGTAATATCTCGTGATGACATCGATGTTTTTGTCGAACTTATGGGTGGTGTTGATGAGCCTTATAAAATTGTAAGTGAAATTTTAAAACGCAAAAAGGCAGTTGTAACAGCAAATAAAGCACTTTTAGCATACTATCGCTACGAACTTGCAAATATGGCTGGTGAGACGCCATTTGGCTTTGAGGCTAGTGTAGCAGGTGGCATACCTATCATAAAAACGCTTCGCGAGGGTCTTAGTGCAAACGACATACAGAGCATAAAGGGCATAATAAATGGTACTTGCAACTACATACTAACTTCGATGATGCGTGATGGTGCTAACTTTAGCGACGTTCTAAAAAAGGCACAAGATTTAGGCTATGCCGAGGCCGATCCGACATTTGATGTTGGAGGTTTTGACGCTGCCCACAAGCTTTTGATATTAGCTAGTTTGGCATACGGTATAAACGCACGCCCAGAGGATATTTTAATCGAAGGCATAGAACGCATAAACGACGCTGATATCTATTTTGCTAATGATTTTGGTTATACGATTAAGCTACTAGCAATCGCTAAAAAAACCGCAAATGGCGTAGAGCTACGCGTTCATCCAACTCTAGTCCCAAAAGATCATATGATAGCTAAGGTTGATGGCGTGATGAATGCTGTAAGTATCGTAGGTAACGCTGTTGGCGAGACTATGTATTATGGTGCTGGTGCTGGTGGAGCAGCAACCGCAAGTGCTGTTATAAGTGATATAATCGACATCGCACGTGGTATAAGCTCCCCTATGCTTGGCTATAAAACGCAAAATGCGGTATCGGAACTTAAACTTTTAGATAAAGATGAAATTTTAACGCACTATTATATTAGACTAAAGGTCGAAGATAGGCTCGGAGTTCTTGCTTGTATTACAAATTTGATGAGTCAAAATAGTATCTCCATAGATAGTTTTTTACAAACTCCAAATTTTGATGATGGCGATATGACTACGCTATTTTTTACGACTCATACGAGCCGTGAAGCAGATGTTAAGCACGTATTAGCCCTTTTAAGAGATCAAGAATTTATAAAAGATGAGCCTTTTATGATGAGAATAGAGCAGTAG
- a CDS encoding YraN family protein: protein MRLSSYLFGKSSEDRACEYLKTLGFRILERNFRSRFGEIDIIALDENDILCFVEVKASGIGYDATFRLTRQKYSKILKTINFYLLKNGADYDFEISLLVINNDDFNLIRNLSL, encoded by the coding sequence GTGAGGCTTAGCTCATATCTTTTTGGCAAAAGTAGCGAAGATAGGGCTTGTGAGTATTTAAAGACTCTTGGATTTAGAATTTTAGAGCGAAATTTTAGATCTAGGTTTGGCGAGATAGACATAATCGCACTTGATGAAAACGATATACTTTGTTTTGTAGAGGTTAAGGCTAGTGGGATTGGCTATGACGCAACATTTAGGCTGACTAGGCAAAAATACTCTAAAATTTTAAAAACGATCAATTTTTACCTGCTAAAAAACGGAGCAGATTATGATTTTGAAATTTCACTACTTGTAATAAATAACGATGATTTTAATTTAATAAGAAATCTTAGTTTATAA
- the trxA gene encoding thioredoxin: MGKYIELTSENFDVAKEGVALVDFWAPWCGPCRMLAPVIDELAEEFDGKAKICKVNTDEVQDLAVEFGIRSIPTLLFFKNGEIVEQMVGAQSKQALADKLNSLL; encoded by the coding sequence ATGGGAAAATACATAGAACTTACATCAGAAAATTTTGATGTTGCAAAAGAGGGCGTAGCTCTTGTAGATTTTTGGGCACCTTGGTGTGGACCTTGTCGTATGCTTGCTCCAGTGATTGATGAGCTTGCTGAAGAGTTTGACGGCAAAGCTAAAATTTGCAAAGTTAATACAGATGAGGTGCAAGATCTTGCTGTTGAGTTTGGTATCCGCTCGATTCCAACCTTGCTATTTTTCAAAAATGGCGAAATAGTCGAGCAAATGGTAGGTGCTCAGTCAAAACAAGCACTTGCAGATAAGCTTAATTCACTTCTTTAA
- a CDS encoding NAD(P)/FAD-dependent oxidoreductase, with the protein MLDLAIIGGGPAGLSAGLYATRGGLKNVVMFEKGEPGGQITGSSEIENYPGQKNPGESGFDFMSTWWTQCSHFGLVHKWANVVQITQNQDKTFTIKIENGESQIAKAVIVCTGSVPRRAGFVGEDKFFGRGVSTCATCDGFFYKNKEVAVLGGGDTAVEEAIYLANICSKVYLIHRRDEFRAAPVTLEKARKNDKIEFITSATINEAYGDNAGLNGLILNTKDGERDLKVPGVFTFVGLDVNNGILKQDDGLFLCEMDSNGQVKVDLKMRTNVPGLFAAGDLRIDAPKQVISAAGDGAVAALSALNYIENLH; encoded by the coding sequence ATGTTAGATTTAGCGATTATCGGTGGTGGTCCAGCTGGGTTAAGTGCCGGACTTTATGCTACAAGGGGCGGTTTAAAAAATGTTGTAATGTTTGAAAAAGGAGAGCCTGGCGGACAAATTACTGGAAGTTCTGAGATAGAAAACTATCCAGGGCAAAAAAATCCTGGCGAGAGCGGATTTGATTTTATGAGTACGTGGTGGACGCAATGTAGCCACTTTGGGCTAGTTCATAAGTGGGCAAATGTCGTGCAAATCACGCAAAATCAAGATAAAACATTTACAATTAAAATAGAAAATGGCGAGAGTCAAATAGCAAAAGCTGTGATAGTTTGCACTGGTTCGGTGCCACGTAGGGCTGGATTTGTTGGCGAGGATAAATTCTTTGGCAGAGGCGTTAGCACGTGTGCAACTTGCGATGGATTTTTTTATAAAAATAAAGAAGTTGCCGTTCTTGGTGGAGGCGACACGGCTGTTGAAGAGGCGATTTATCTAGCAAATATCTGCTCAAAAGTTTATCTAATCCACCGCCGAGATGAGTTTAGAGCAGCTCCAGTGACGTTAGAAAAAGCCCGCAAAAACGATAAAATTGAGTTTATAACGAGTGCGACAATAAACGAAGCTTACGGAGATAATGCTGGGCTTAACGGTCTAATCCTAAACACAAAAGATGGCGAACGCGACCTAAAAGTGCCTGGAGTATTTACCTTTGTCGGACTTGATGTGAATAATGGAATTTTAAAGCAAGATGACGGCTTGTTTTTGTGCGAAATGGACTCAAATGGACAGGTTAAAGTCGATCTAAAAATGAGAACAAACGTGCCAGGTCTTTTTGCGGCTGGCGATCTTCGCATAGACGCTCCAAAGCAGGTCATATCAGCTGCTGGTGACGGTGCAGTAGCCGCACTTTCGGCCCTAAATTATATTGAAAATTTGCATTAA